Proteins from a genomic interval of Papaver somniferum cultivar HN1 chromosome 4, ASM357369v1, whole genome shotgun sequence:
- the LOC113273285 gene encoding uncharacterized protein LOC113273285, giving the protein MQSMQGLTSMLQQNQQKTDSTIKALEQKTSLAIKDLQIQVGQLETDVNLLKAQASTKIPSQPFVNPKESVNAISLRSGKQVEQPNQQDKVHEELVEDKEETTPKDDPKEPVPTFTTPPPFPSRFANSKKELEYKDIWDILKEVQVNIPLIEAIQQIPRCAKFLKELSMKNKRLKGNEVMNVGENSSAFILKKLPPKLKDPGSFTIPCTIGKTRFTRALLDLGASVNVMPSSIYDSLNLGPLKETGVVLELANRSNVYPNGIVENVLVQVNELVFPADFYVLDMNDENSPKYTPLLLGRPFLSTAGTKIDVQNGTLTMEFDGAIIHFNIF; this is encoded by the coding sequence ATGCAAAGCATGCAAGGTCTcacttctatgttacaacaaaaCCAACAAAAGACCGATTCGACAATCAAGGCTTTGGAACAAAAGACCAGTTTGGCAATCAAGGATTTACAAATTCAAGTGGGGCAATTGGAGACCGATGTGAACCTATTGAAAGCTCAAGCATCCACAAAgattccttcacaaccatttgtgaatccaaaAGAGAGTGTTAATGCAATTTCCTTGAGGAGTGGAAAACAAGTGGAGCAACCAAATCAACAAGATAAGGTGCATGAAGAGTTAGTCGAAGACAAAGAGGAAACCACACCAAAGGATGATCccaaggaaccggttcctacTTTCACCACTCCACCCCCATTTCCTAGCCGATTTGCTAACTCGAAGAAAGAGTTGGAATACAAGGATATTTGGGACATCCTTAAAGAAGTACAAGTcaatattccactcattgaagCTATTCAACAAATTCCTCGTTGTGCAAAGTTCTTAAAGGAGTTGTCCATGAAGAATAAAAGGTTGAAAGGGAATGAAGTCATGAATGTGGGGGAGAATTCTTCGGCGTTCATTCtcaagaaactcccacctaaattaaAGGACCCCGGTAGTTTCACCATAccttgcacaattggtaaaaCAAGGTTTACTCGAGCTTTGCTAGATTTGGGAGCATCGGTTAATGTTATGCCTTCCTCGATTTATGATTCTTTAAATCTCGGTCCTCTTAAGGAGACCGGAGTAGTTCTTGAACTTGCTAACCgatctaatgtttacccgaaTGGGATTGTTGAGAATGTGTTGGTGCAGGTTAATGAGCTTGTATTCCCGGCCGATTTCTATGTCTTAGACATGAATGATGAGAACTCTCCGAAGTATACACCTTTGCTATTGGGTAGACCATTCTTAAGCACCGCTGGAACGAAGATTGATGTACAAAATGGAACcttaactatggagtttgatggtgcAATCATCCACTTCAATATCTTTTAG